A region of Kribbella sp. NBC_01245 DNA encodes the following proteins:
- a CDS encoding acyl-CoA dehydrogenase family protein — protein sequence MINLETPRKFRAFINQAHQVAAEMLRPNSREYDLAEHAYPKELDMLAAMVDGLGASGTGTGAGASGVRRTEADVDGGVKNGSNLSSALSIMEMCWGDVGLLLSMPRQGLGNSAIASVASDEQLKRFEGVWAGMAITEPGCGSDSASIQTTARLDGDHYVINGEKIFVTAGGRCDAVVVWATLDKSLGRAAIKSFVVFKDTPGLTVERLEHKLGIRSSDTATIRLEDCRVPAENLLGTPEVDADKGFSGVMQTFDNTRPLVAAMAVGCARAALELTHDLLAEAGVEPDYDRPVHRQPAAAASYLQMEADWEAAYLLTLQAAWMADNGRPNSLQASMAKAKAGRIGNDITLRCVELAGSLGYSEHHLLEKWSRDSKILDIFEGTQQIQQLIIARRLLGKTSAELK from the coding sequence ATGATCAACCTGGAGACTCCTCGCAAGTTCCGCGCCTTCATCAATCAGGCGCACCAGGTCGCGGCCGAGATGCTGCGCCCGAATTCCCGCGAGTACGACCTGGCCGAACACGCTTATCCCAAAGAGCTCGACATGCTCGCGGCCATGGTCGACGGCCTCGGCGCGTCCGGCACCGGCACAGGCGCGGGAGCGAGCGGCGTACGACGTACCGAAGCCGATGTCGACGGGGGAGTGAAGAACGGGTCCAACCTGTCGTCCGCGTTGTCGATCATGGAGATGTGCTGGGGTGACGTCGGCCTGCTGCTGTCGATGCCACGGCAAGGCCTGGGCAATTCGGCCATCGCGTCCGTGGCGAGTGACGAACAGCTGAAGCGATTCGAGGGCGTCTGGGCGGGGATGGCCATCACCGAACCGGGTTGTGGTTCGGACTCGGCCAGCATCCAGACGACCGCGCGGCTCGACGGCGACCACTACGTCATCAACGGCGAGAAGATCTTCGTCACCGCGGGCGGTCGGTGTGACGCCGTTGTCGTCTGGGCGACGCTGGACAAGTCGCTCGGCAGGGCCGCGATCAAGTCGTTCGTGGTCTTCAAGGACACTCCAGGTCTGACCGTCGAGCGGCTCGAGCACAAGCTCGGCATCCGCTCTTCGGATACCGCGACCATCCGGCTGGAGGACTGCCGGGTGCCCGCGGAGAACCTGCTCGGTACGCCGGAAGTCGATGCGGACAAGGGTTTCTCCGGCGTCATGCAGACCTTCGACAACACGCGCCCACTCGTCGCCGCGATGGCCGTCGGCTGCGCCCGGGCCGCGCTCGAACTGACGCACGACCTACTCGCCGAGGCCGGCGTCGAACCCGACTACGACCGCCCGGTCCACCGCCAACCCGCGGCCGCCGCGTCGTACCTGCAAATGGAAGCGGACTGGGAGGCGGCGTACCTCCTCACCCTCCAAGCCGCCTGGATGGCCGACAACGGCCGCCCCAACTCCCTCCAAGCCTCAATGGCCAAAGCCAAAGCCGGCCGCATCGGCAACGACATCACCCTCCGCTGCGTCGAACTGGCCGGCAGCCTCGGCTACAGCGAACACCACCTCCTCGAAAAGTGGTCCCGCGACTCCAAAATCCTCGACATCTTCGAAGGCACCC
- a CDS encoding acyl-CoA dehydrogenase family protein — MAVPQARQKNRRDAIGMGVALLNRLSKSRTIERLGLRKQTERVVFEATKTGFRTAGALTRNFKAVSRATKPARLPSAKGSGKFDLTPTEDQEMVVGVVREFAAEALRPAAAAADTACATAPLVLAQSSELGLSLIEVPEELGGIVTERSALTGVLVAEAMAYGDMGQAVACLAPAAVSTAISLWGDEVQQATYLPAFTGDSVPAAALAVVEPRALFDPFELRTRAQRVDDGYVLSGVKSLVPRGAEAEVFVIAAEREGHGPALFLVESNHPGLTVEAEPSMGLRAASLSRIILDAVPAQLLGEGSAEDYAECIRLSRLGWCALSLGTAKAVLDYVTPYVNERIAFGEPISHRQSVAFMVANIAIELEGMRLVTYRAGSRAEQGLTFARETALARRLCTEQGMRIGTDGVQLLGGHGFVKEHPVERWYRDLRAVGVMEGAVLV; from the coding sequence ATGGCGGTGCCGCAGGCAAGGCAGAAGAACCGGCGGGACGCGATCGGGATGGGCGTGGCACTGCTCAACCGGCTGTCGAAGTCGCGAACGATCGAGCGACTCGGCCTGCGCAAGCAGACCGAGCGAGTGGTTTTCGAGGCGACCAAGACCGGTTTCCGGACGGCCGGCGCCCTGACGCGGAACTTCAAAGCCGTCTCCAGGGCCACGAAACCGGCCCGCCTGCCGTCCGCGAAAGGCAGCGGCAAGTTCGACCTGACGCCGACCGAGGACCAGGAGATGGTCGTCGGAGTGGTCCGCGAGTTCGCCGCGGAGGCCCTGCGCCCGGCGGCGGCCGCGGCCGACACCGCCTGCGCGACCGCTCCGTTGGTGCTCGCGCAGAGTTCGGAGCTCGGCCTGAGTTTGATCGAGGTGCCCGAGGAGCTCGGCGGCATCGTCACCGAACGCTCCGCCCTCACCGGCGTCCTCGTCGCCGAGGCGATGGCGTACGGCGATATGGGTCAGGCCGTCGCGTGTCTGGCACCGGCAGCGGTCAGTACGGCGATCTCGCTCTGGGGCGATGAGGTCCAGCAAGCGACGTACCTGCCGGCGTTCACGGGTGATTCCGTCCCGGCCGCCGCGCTCGCGGTCGTCGAGCCGCGAGCGCTGTTCGATCCCTTCGAGCTGCGTACGCGAGCCCAGCGCGTCGACGATGGGTACGTCTTGAGCGGCGTGAAATCGCTCGTGCCCCGTGGTGCCGAGGCCGAGGTGTTCGTGATCGCCGCCGAACGCGAAGGCCACGGCCCCGCGTTGTTCCTGGTCGAATCGAACCACCCGGGCCTGACCGTCGAGGCCGAGCCGTCGATGGGCCTGCGGGCGGCAAGCTTGAGCCGGATCATCCTCGACGCCGTACCGGCTCAGTTGCTGGGCGAGGGCTCGGCTGAGGACTACGCCGAATGCATCCGGCTGTCGCGACTCGGCTGGTGCGCGCTATCCCTCGGTACGGCGAAGGCGGTGCTCGACTACGTCACGCCGTACGTCAATGAGCGCATCGCGTTCGGTGAACCGATCAGCCATCGCCAGTCGGTCGCCTTCATGGTGGCCAATATCGCGATCGAGCTGGAAGGGATGCGACTCGTCACCTACCGGGCCGGATCGCGTGCGGAACAAGGGCTGACGTTCGCCCGCGAGACCGCGCTGGCCCGTCGGTTGTGCACCGAACAGGGCATGCGGATCGGCACCGACGGCGTGCAACTGCTCGGCGGTCATGGCTTCGTGAAGGAACACCCGGTCGAGCGGTGGTACCGCGATCTGCGGGCCGTCGGCGTGATGGAAGGCGCGGTGCTGGTCTGA